The proteins below come from a single Juglans regia cultivar Chandler chromosome 12, Walnut 2.0, whole genome shotgun sequence genomic window:
- the LOC108986151 gene encoding RING-H2 finger protein ATL16-like produces the protein MDLVISKRYLVRSSQALSPITSATPGSSIFRSPMHSSDASFPIIAIAVIGIMATAFLLVSYYIFVIKCCLSWHRIDILRRFSLSRRREQPSTVYSPGMDTRGLDESVIRSIPILQFKKEGKSRGFKERSFCECAVCLNEFQEDEKLRIIPNCSHLFHIDCIDVWLQSNANCPLCRTSISVISRFQTDLALAPSSTPEDPTPCTDNPFGDDEDFLVIELGNDYSPNRTLLETKQRLNSSELSTSCISPTPRKLEYWRIMEKKERKFDKVTSMGDECIDTRGKDEQFAIQPIRRSFSVDSSSDRQLYLAIQEALRQNMQVSEVSPIEGSSSRIRRSIFSFGHGSRSRSSILPVYSEP, from the coding sequence aTGGATCTTGTAATTAGCAAACGCTACCTGGTCCGTAGCTCCCAAGCTCTTTCTCCAATTACAAGTGCTACTCCCGGAAGCTCAATCTTTCGGTCCCCCATGCATTCTTCCGACGCCAGTTTCCCCATTATTGCTATTGCCGTGATAGGAATCATGGCCACGGCTTTCTTGCTTGTTAGCTACTACATATTTGTTATCAAATGCTGCCTCAGTTGGCATCGTATCGATATTCTAAGACGTTTTTCGCTGTCGAGACGCCGCGAGCAGCCTTCGACGGTCTACTCTCCAGGGATGGACACTCGAGGACTTGACGAGTCTGTGATCCGATCAATCCCAATCCTGCAGTTCAAGAAAGAGGGCAAAAGCAGGGGCTTTAAAGAGAGAAGCTTTTGTGAGTGTGCGGTTTGCTTGAATGAGTTTCAAGAGGATGAGAAGCTTAGAATAATACCCAACTGTAGCCATTTGTTTCATATCGATTGCATCGACGTCTGGCTTCAAAGCAATGCCAATTGCCCACTTTGCAGAACTAGTATTTCGGTCATATCTCGGTTCCAAACCGATCTAGCTCTTGCTCCAAGCTCCACCCCTGAAGACCCAACTCCCTGTACAGATAATCCCTTTGGTGATGATGAAGACTTCCTGGTAATTGAATTGGGTAACGATTATTCTCCTAATCGAACATTGCTTGAAACGAAACAAAGACTGAACTCAAGTGAATTATCGACGAGTTGCATTAGTCCTACGCCGAGGAAGTTAGAGTACTGGAGAATTATGGAGAAGAAGGAACGGAAGTTTGATAAGGTTACAAGCATGGGAGATGAATGCATTGATACTAGGGGCAAAGATGAACAGTTTGCAATTCAACCCATCAGGAGGTCTTTCTCAGTGGATTCGTCCAGTGATCGGCAACTCTATTTAGCAATTCAAGAGGCTTTGCGGCAAAACATGCAAGTCAGTGAGGTCAGTCCCATTGAAGGCTCCAGTAGCAGAATACGAAGatccattttctcttttgggCATGGCAGTAGATCCAGAAGTTCCATTCTTCCTGTTTATTCAGAACCATag